In Pseudorasbora parva isolate DD20220531a chromosome 9, ASM2467924v1, whole genome shotgun sequence, the following proteins share a genomic window:
- the polr2ea gene encoding DNA-directed RNA polymerases I, II, and III subunit RPABC1 isoform X2, producing MDDEEETYRLWKIRKTIMQLCHDRGFLVTQDELDQTLDEFKGQFGDRPSEGRPRRTDLTVLVAHNDDPTDQMFVFFPEEPKVGIKTIKMYCQRMQEENITRAVIVVKTGMTPSAKQLVPEHIVMSKEEVTELLAR from the exons ATGGACGATGAAGAGGAGACTTATCGATTATGGAAGATCCGTAAGACCATAATGCAG CTGTGCCATGACCGAGGGTTTCTGGTGACCCAAGATGAGCTGGACCAGACCCTGGATGAGTTTAAGGGTCAGTTCGGCGACCGGCCCAGCGAGGGGCGGCCCCGACGGACTGACCTCACCGTGCTGGTCGCTCATAACGACGACCCCACCGACCAGATGTTCGTGTTCTTCCCAG AGGAGCCGAAAGTGGGAATCAAGACCATCAAGATGTACTGCCAGCGGATGCAGGAGGAAAACATCACCCGGGCTGTTATCGTGGTCAAGACGGGCATGACGCCTTCTGCGAAACAG TTGGTCCCTGAACACATCGTCATGTCTAAAGAGGAAGTGACGGAGCTGCTGGCCAGATAG
- the polr2ea gene encoding DNA-directed RNA polymerases I, II, and III subunit RPABC1 isoform X1, which produces MDDEEETYRLWKIRKTIMQLCHDRGFLVTQDELDQTLDEFKGQFGDRPSEGRPRRTDLTVLVAHNDDPTDQMFVFFPEEPKVGIKTIKMYCQRMQEENITRAVIVVKTGMTPSAKQSLVDMAPKYILEQFQQQELLINITEHELVPEHIVMSKEEVTELLAR; this is translated from the exons ATGGACGATGAAGAGGAGACTTATCGATTATGGAAGATCCGTAAGACCATAATGCAG CTGTGCCATGACCGAGGGTTTCTGGTGACCCAAGATGAGCTGGACCAGACCCTGGATGAGTTTAAGGGTCAGTTCGGCGACCGGCCCAGCGAGGGGCGGCCCCGACGGACTGACCTCACCGTGCTGGTCGCTCATAACGACGACCCCACCGACCAGATGTTCGTGTTCTTCCCAG AGGAGCCGAAAGTGGGAATCAAGACCATCAAGATGTACTGCCAGCGGATGCAGGAGGAAAACATCACCCGGGCTGTTATCGTGGTCAAGACGGGCATGACGCCTTCTGCGAAACAG TCTTTGGTTGATATGGCTCCAAAATATATCCTGGAACAGTTTCAACAGCAAGAGCTGCTCATAAACATCACAGAGCACGAG TTGGTCCCTGAACACATCGTCATGTCTAAAGAGGAAGTGACGGAGCTGCTGGCCAGATAG